The following is a genomic window from Sesamum indicum cultivar Zhongzhi No. 13 unplaced genomic scaffold, S_indicum_v1.0 scaffold00190, whole genome shotgun sequence.
AAACTATTGGAGCTACTCTCTTccatgaaaatagaaaatgatgtcctataaaattaattaagcaagTACATTAATGAATGATACAATTTCAACTCGATATGTTATATAGTGTTTAAcgataaatagaatattaataGATTGATATCAAGGATTTTTGaatgcaaaagaaaattccaatATGAATTTGAAGCGATCATTAGAACACCACATTCCACAACCCTTCACCTCCCTTGATTGACTCGTGCTTCCACAAACTTAACAGTGTTATCCGTCGTTCCCTCAAATGGAAAGGAAGAATAGTGTGCCATATAGAGGTCGGCCTGCCGCACCGGAGCAAAGAATGAAAGGATTAGTTGTTTGAATCTCGAGGTGGGTGGGATGGACTCCTGGTGAGCGGATCGAAAAGAGGCATGGGTAGCAAATTGTGTTGGCTTGCATACAAAAGCAACGGCCAATAGTCATTGCAGCTGCGGTTACTAGTATCTGTcataattttctacttttaacCTTTCTAATTtaccataataaaaaattatattttttttcgagAGGAGCCATCACTAAAATCAGTCGCAGCTATCATAggtgattaaaaatataaagtaattccattttaattcttgtattttttattattttcaatttatgctcttttttatttaaaaaaacttaaactTGTAATATGTGAAGAAGATTGAAATGAGACtgatgtattaaaaaaaatagccacATATAGGGGACTCGAGGCCCAAAAGGTCTGGAATTTGATTGAAGGCCAGCTTATATATGATGCTTTTTAGGTTTCTTGCTTATTTATGTCTAAGGGTAATATTCTACAGATTAAGTTCATCTCATATTTTAGCTCAAAGTTTCTACATTATTCACTTTACGAACTCGGCTCTTAATCTGTTTTAGAAAAGTCACTCTAAGTCATACAGTCACATAATTGactctttatataatttatgtcatCATATATGCAATTTCATGACGtaactttataaatatgatataatgatattattgaAAGGTTATtgttttaatcaaatttataaataaataaataatagggTCTGATGGACCCGAATCCAACTTGAGAGtcaattaaaactttaaaacttgttataacttttttttttctcgacaataaatcatattttaaaaatattttttttaaaaaaaatatatttaattatgcacaCTCATTTGAAACCAACACACactagtaaaaattaaaagtttgaaGGCCTTTAGTGGCCCAACACTTGGTAAATGAAATTCTACTATGTTACTTGAAAAATCATCGAACatgttttttacaaaaaaaaaaattatgtaaatgtattttgttcgaaaaaacatattcatataaatgCAAAAGTTAAAATCGTTTCCGTCgtggtattttttatttttaaaaaattttacgtacaatatcttatattttaaatcgATTTGACCTGCCCAACAGAACGCCCAACAAATAAATAGTTTGATCATTCTAGTCACCAAAATTTTTAGAGCTTTCCttcaaaattgcataatatacaaacaaaataatgtaTTGGTTTCATGTGTTTGTGTTGTAAAAAAGggcacaaaatattttaaattaatatgactATTCTAAAAtgatttagaatattttagataaatatatatatgagaattctaaaagaattaaaaatattttagaactGACCGTACATTACAAACTAAATTGATCAACACCATTTGATTAAAATGACCACAACAAGAAGAATAAGAATGATATAAGGATGAGAGGTGAACTCAATACCTTCTTCTATGTTACATTTTCCTACCATCTTAACTTAGTTCAAGAGTCTTGATTCAACTAAATAAATGCCATATaaacatatttcattttatgctACAAAGTTTCATATTATGAATacacatgaaaaagaaaaattatctaaagCAAAATTAGTGTTTCTCAATCATGCTTTGCTACTTCTTACATAAAATGAATTCTCATTCTACAAAGCAAAAATGTAGAATTTCTACATAAATTTAACTTAACAAGTTGCTAACGTttctaaaatatcataatgGCCATATCCATGGAAAAGAACATTGATCGGATTATCTTCATCTTTTCGATATTCTTCTCCATAATTGGCTATGTTCATTAAACTACCGGAGCTTCTCTCCTTCATGAAAACAGAAATCGGCGTCCTGTAATTAGATCAATTAAGCAAGTACATTAATAAATGATAGAGCTCCAGCTCGATAACGCAAATAATATCTAAATGCACAATAAAATCTTAACAGATTGATATCAAGGATTCCATGAATGCAGAAGAAAATCCTAATGAACCTAAAGTGATCATTAGAACATCATACTACACCTGGCAAAAGCATAACACGTCGAAGCAAAAGAGAACAATACGTGTACAAACTAAATGAATAATACAAATGTTTATAGAACATCAACTCCTTGTATGCTAATAGCTAGTTATGTCacatgttataaatatattataactcaagcattttgttaataaaaacatTCGTGCATCAACTTGCTGCCCTAAAAAAGTATACGTAATGAACTACATACCACACAAAATAGAATACAAAACCAATgcattggattttctattgcAATTTGCATCTTATGCTCCATTTAACACAAGCACGCAATgtgtataaaatcttttcctaaataaaatatacactGTCATGTTTATTGAATGgaacaaaagaaacaatagTATTTGGGCTAGAAAATCAATCCAGCAATTAGATAGTGCCTCACAAAATCACAACACACTATAAGAAAGCAAATAACTCACCTAAGAACATGTGAAGACATTAGCAACTCAGGTTCTCCTCCCCACACATAAGGCTCTTGAATCCTTTTCACATATACATCAAAATCTTCCTCAATGAACctacacaaataaaaaacatcaaaCCTATACATTCAAACCACTTGGTTTCTCGAAAAGAGAAATACCATTCGACTTCTTTTCGCCTCTTTAACAGCTCTTCAACCACCTGAACATCATCATTTCATCAATCAGAAATACAGATTCATATGCATATCTATACTTTACTTTTATAACAGAAAACTTATTAGTTTTCATTGAATCTTTTTGGCATAATCTCACGAATTAAAACCAATCCATCaacaaaacaattataattgttCATAAGTATGTACATACTTGAGCTCTTAATTCATCAGCAAGCTCTCTCTGACGATTCTCATCAGGAGCCTCTTCCCCATTCCTCAAGCATGCCATGTGTGCTACTGCTCTAAACAAACACCTTCCATCTGCGACAACCCCTGcccaacaacaataataatatgatcACACGACTAATCTCTTAATTAAACCACAATTAAgcaatcaaaatcaaaatcccAATTCACCTGTCACTCTATAGTTACAAATTACATCACTTTTCAATTCATCCTCCGCCGCGGGATTCGGAATCGGATCCGAATCGATCGCCGGTGCAGCGGCGAAGAGCAACCAAGCGGACTCGGGGTGGTGGAGCCATCGCGCGGGCCTTGCGTCCCACGCCACATTCCACGACCCTTCACCTCCCTTCACCGACTCGCGCTCCCGCCTGCCTAGCACTGCCGTCCGCCGCCGCCTCCAATGAGAAGGAAGAATGGTGTGCCATATTGAGGCTGCGCCGCCGCCGCATGGGGGCGGAGAGTGGTTACACGGATCCCGAGGTGGGTGGAGAGAGCTCCTTGTTAGCCGGTCGAATGGAGCCGCCGCGGAGCCGTGGGCGTAGGACAGAGAGAGTGAAGTCAGCAACCAAGGCCTGGGACGCGCGCAAAGTACTCCGAGCATCACCAGAATCAGTCTCGCTCAGAAATGAGTGACAAACCAATACCAACACCAAATCTCACCCACAGTAGGtgattaaaagtataatttaattacaatttagtcCTTCTATTTTTGTTATCTCTGTTTCACACCCTGTTTTAGTTtgtatttccttttttcccaaaattaggattcttttcatttttggtaagatacaaatttaaatttttccttTCAGAAATACAAAACATACCAtgaaatcttttctttttcaaaatttatgaaaaaaatacaaaataattcatttttcagtACGAATTAAGATggtatctaaaaataatttttttttataaaatattaaaaacttataaactcatttgaaaagaaagaaaaaaaaaagtaagaatcTTTTTGCCATTGTTTTACAATCCTAACAAATTTCtgaactttaatatattattaatattttataaaatttattattttattttactcgaaatcaaataaaaaacttatatattaaataaaattgatacgTTTATAAACTTTGGAATATTTTAAGAGATATGcgaacttttaa
Proteins encoded in this region:
- the LOC105179694 gene encoding OTU domain-containing protein 6B, giving the protein MLGVLCARPRPWLLTSLSLSYAHGSAAAPFDRLTRSSLHPPRDPCNHSPPPCGGGAASIWHTILPSHWRRRRTAVLGRRERESVKGGEGSWNVAWDARPARWLHHPESAWLLFAAAPAIDSDPIPNPAAEDELKSDVICNYRVTGVVADGRCLFRAVAHMACLRNGEEAPDENRQRELADELRAQVVEELLKRRKEVEWFIEEDFDVYVKRIQEPYVWGGEPELLMSSHVLRTPISVFMKERSSGSLMNIANYGEEYRKDEDNPINVLFHGYGHYDILETLATC